The sequence ACAGTGCACTgaccctgggcactgccagcacactgggacagcagcagtggcactgggcactgccacTTCCACAGCGGAGCACGGAGAGacccaggggacaccagggatgACTGATCCTCTAGCACACACATGGCCTgactcccctccctccctgtggcTTTGCCACCATCCTCGGAGCCTGCCTGGCTTCCCCGGACTGCCACTGatcagcagccacagccctgagctTGCCAGGGCTCCCAAAACTCTGAGGCAAAGGGCACAAACCGGCCTGGGATGGGTCACTGAGTCTACGTGGAAAATCAGGAATGCGTCTCACTGCCAGAGTTGCTatcccagctctggagctgcaagGACCTGGCAGATTGCTCTGGACTCTCACAAGTGTGGGGGGTGTTATTATCTCCCAGGATAAATGGGatatcccagcagcagcagctaccAGGAGACCTCCAGGCCTGAGCTTTGCTCCCAGGACTGCCCCTGCGGCCATGGGGAAGGCTCTGTCCTCACCCAGGCTAGGGAGATGCtcattcctgctctctgccagggAGCAGGTGGGGAGCAGTTCCCAGCCAGACATCTGCGGTTACTTAATCACTGTACCCTTATCTCACTGAAATTATggattattaataaaaaaaccctgcctcagcacaggcaggtcATGTAACTGCTAGTCAGGGTTTGGGATGAGGAAGCAGTGGCTGACACAGGCTCGCAGAGGGGTTTATCCAACCACAAAGCCCAGGCTGAGCTTGGGAAGCCGCAGGGTTTGATAAAGCATGGCAGTGCCAGgtctcagcacagccaggtgagggcTGCACACGGAGCTGTGGATTTACCAAGTGCAGGGAAGTTGGGAGATGGCCAAACCTctgccagccagagctgggagcaagGGGAGGATTGCGCCAGGCTCCTGGACCATCCCTGCTCCACCCGCTGTGTGTCATCCCCTCCcgtgccagctccagctccctccgTGCAGTGCCTGGCACCGGAAGAGGTGAGGCAAGGCACACTCAGCCCGCAGGGCACCCCCTGCCTGTATTTACATGCTCCAAGGGCCATTCTTGCAAGTTCTTGCTCCCTTTCTTGGCCTGAGTGTGTTGGGAACGGGGTGGGAGGACAAAGGGACGCAGCAGGCCCCAGGCAGGCTGCTCCCACGTTGGCACCACTTCCAGGTGTGTCTGAGCTTCCCTCGTGGGTCagtttgctgtgctgctcccgAGGGGTGCTGGTGGTGCTTCTACAGAGGCAGGGACTGTCactccaggctctgcagtgtCACAGGACTGCAGCCGACAGCCCCGGTGCAAAGAAGGTGACGTTCCTGTCCTGGATCTTGTACTGGTAGATCTGGACCAGATCCTGCTCCGCCGCCTGCCGCAAGGACAATCTCTTGATTATTTTAATCTGCAAAGGGAAAGGAATAGGAACATTGTCCCTttggctgcccagagcagccttgcccccagtgcctctggctggcctgcagggaaggggagtCACTGACAAATAATccatcagcagctgcctgtccctgtgcctttgGTGGCAGGCCCTGATGAGGGATCACACAAGTGTCAGCATGCTCCTAGCCCTGCAGAGATCACCACAGGCCAGGCTCAGACACATCATTAGGGGAAACTTCCCAGGAGTTTTCCCTCACCCCGGGCTGGGAGAAGCCTGCGCTGCAGCTGCTGTAGAAACCCTGGAAAGCTTCCAGAGGTGGGGAGTCCCAGGTGGCAGGATGTCCCTGAATATCCCTGCAGAAGCAGTGACAGCTGGGTGCTCCAGCAGATCCTGGTGCCCACAGGATTACCCTTAACCacactgcagcctgggctgtctcCCAGAACCCCGGGGCCTGCGGTGCTGTAGGTGACAGGGACACGTGCCAGCTGTCCATGCTGCTGTGCCTCACCTGCCCGTGAACATCCTTGCAGAAGCCGGTGgccagcccctgtgcccacagGATGAGGTCGCTGTGATGGCACAGGGAGTTCACAACCAGTTCATTCTCCTCATCCTCTGAATCCTCGTTGCTGTGAACCAGCACCACGATGTTCCCCTGCAAcgggagcagcaggcagggatgagccCCTGGCTGGGCCTAATCCTTTGGGGGAAGGATGGGAGGGTGGCAACAGGAGCTTTCACAAACATCCCATCTAAGCTCCAGCTTGGTCTGAATTCCACTGGGAAATTCCCAGCCAGAATCCCCCCATACCCTGGCTGATCCCCAGTGAGGGCAGCAGATgaggggggattctgcccctctgccccacccaggtgagacccccctgcagagctgcctccagctctgggcccaaaccagaggtgtccctgcccacagcacacatgatctttatggtcccttccaagaCAGGCCATTCTGTGACATACAAACACTGAAGAGCTCACTGTACattgtgtacacacacacatatatgtaacATGCAATCTAAAAATACCTCCAGCCTCTGAGAGGAGACAGTGGCTGAACCAGTCTGTCAGGCTGAGCAGATGGCACTGACTGAATTCAGAGCAGGTAAATAAAGAGGTGGCCAAAGGGCTGCAGCAATGCTCACACCCTCACAGCTCTGACAGGGAGCAAACACCTCCCCAACACACCGACTCTATTAACAGCCACCCCAAGAGACTCTGCCTCAGCCATGCAAGTCACCAGTGACTTAAAATAACACGAATTCTCAATCAATTAAAATGTACTTTAAGGCTTCAGAACACCTCAGACAGAAATAGCAAAGTGTTAGCGTGGTTGATCATCTTTTTTAGCTCTTTGGAGGTAAATACTCTCTGCAAGCAGCTCATCCCTGTCAGCACATACAGCCCAACACCATGTACTGTGTGAAGTGCAGGGTGACAGCACCCAGCACCATAGGCTCATTCTTCACTCCTGCAGGgaagtgcccagggaggggacgCTGCCTGTGATGGCACAGCTTGGATGTGACTGTGAGCACTCCTGGCTGTGGTGCTCTCAGGAGTCCCCACATCTCCGTAGATCATCATCCTACCTTGGGAAGCAGCCACACTGGAGGGTGGTAGGAGTAGGGGCTGGTGTGCCCCCGAAGGGACCCTTCATTTCTGTCCCCTGTGAGACTCACCAGCCCCTCACAGACTCGTTTCCACCCCTGCCCTCCCACGCAGGGGTGTGAGTCAGGATCTCTGGAGAGCCAGGAGCTCCAAAAACCACCATTTTACATCTCAAATCCCTGTTCGTACATCAGAGACACACAGCACCCTTCTCTGGGCAGCATCTCCCAGGAATCCAGCTGAACAGGAGCCTGCACAGGTACTCAGGGACCCACACAACTCCCAAGAGTGGCCCCAGAGCAATGACCTGAACTCCTTGGACAGCCACAGCCTTTCAGAAACCTCACTATGGTCAGAAGGAAAGAGCAGACAAAGCCAGGCTTTGCTCTGGAGGCTGtgcacaggcagagcccagggcagcagtaccttcagctggcagcacacacacacacggcaGTAGTGGATGAAGTCCAGCACGGCCACCGGGGCAGCCCCCAGGCTCAGCAGGACACTGAGGTCATCCACCAGCAGCACGGGGCCCTTCCAGGAATCACCGGCAGTGGCACTCAGGGACACGCGGACAAACTCAAACAGGGCTCGCAGGTCACAGCTGCTCCCGCTGCAAGACATGAGGGACGTGTCAGGGGCTTGGCACCGCGTGTCCCCCTCCTCACCCACTGACCCACAGTGGGGatcacctgcctgtcccctccctgctgtccccactgctgtgACAGCCAGCTCCCCACTGCCcttcagcccctgctcctccttcatGCCTGTGTGTGGTGAaaccctcctgccctgctccaggggtcGTGGAATGGTTGGGGTGGGAAGGAAactcaaagcccatccagtgccacctctctgccatggcacagacaccttccactatcccaggctgctccaagctcagTCCAAcatggcctgggacactgctggggaagTGTTTGGCCTCTGCTGAGcttcccagggaacagggagaaaATGACATGGGAATAAACCCAAAAGCCAGCATGGATaaagcagcactgctccctTGGATAAGAATAAAActcaaaataatgaaagaagGGAATAAAACCACTTGGCTGGGGTTTCATTTCACACAAACCTGTGGAGTGCTGAAATAAATGTTGTTCTAGACCTGTGACATGCTTGGCAATAAGGCTGGGGGTGGAAGTTCCCCTAAAATTCTGGAAAGGAGGACAGAATCCCCCATGAGCAGCAGCGAGGGACAGGCCAGGACACTTAGAGGGATGTGCACAATGCTGATGTTTCCCTTCCCTTGGTGTCCAGCTGAGTCCTTGGGCCTTGGAGGAGAGCacaaagggcagcaggagccggTCCTGGACCTTGGGTGGTGCCCTTGGTGGCAGCAGATGTGAGGGGGAACACTCCATGCTCAGGCTCACCTCAGAAACTGCAGAGGActgggctgtcctggctgctcctcctccccaaaCAGGAGGTCAAGGCAGGACTTGAGGCCCTCCAGGAAGACAAGCTGTCCCCGCTCCTTGGCAGCTGCCAGACTGACtccctgcagagaggaaaactCTGGGTTTCAGAGGGAACACTTACGGAAAATGGTGCACACAGAACCACATGGGTCGACAGCCaaattttcattcttgtttGAATCAAATCTTATCTAAATGTGCTGATAAAGTCAGTGCTTCAGGGATGAAATGGGCACTTCTGTTACAGCCACTGGTGGCATATTCACTCTTCTGTACTTTGACAGAATATAACAAAAACATACTGTGATCTGGGCTCAAACCTGGAATTCCTTCTGCAAAGCCAGCTTGGTgtgcagaggcagggagagaatGGGCCAGGCTTCTCCAAGGGCCTGCTGTGAGCAATCCCTTCACGTCCCTCCCTGGGAGGTGAAAGCTTTTGTTTGTCACTATCTCCAGATCTGTGGCAATaagggctcctggcacagcccacgCAGCTGAGCCTGGCACGGCCTGGATCCGGAGAGCGCCGTGGGCTTGGCATCCCCACATTGCACAACACCTggagagagcagccagggctctcacagccagggctcccACAGCCAGGAATCCCACGggaagcagccctggctccaccagcaggaggaggaggaccaCGACAAAcgcctggggctgcagctcagactCAAGCTCAGCTggctcacagccctgcctggtggTGAGGCCAATGGAGAGCCACGTGCTGGGAACAGCCAGCTCCAACGGAGAcatccacagctgcagcagacaTGGAGAAGGCTCAGCTGGAGATCACACAATTctagaaaggtttgggttggagggatgtttaaaggtcatccagttccatccccctgcagggacaccttccactggactAGGCTGCTCCAAGGCCTGTCAAGGGCTGAAGGATCTGGGGGTTCAGCCTGGACAAGAGGAGGCTCTGAGGGGACCTTCTCACTCTCCACAGTTTATTCTCaaaaagggtggtcaggcactggaagtggctgcccagagcagtggaggagtcaccatccctggggggatttaaaacccctgtggatgtggcacttgggtTAGAGGAAGCCCTGGCAGTGCCGGGGGACAGGCGGACACAATGATCCTTGAGGGctttccaacctcaatgattcCATGACCATGTGCAGTACAATTATTTCCTGGAGGATTTGACTAGGTGACCTTTTCAGGtgtcttccaacccaaaccattccatgattatCTTCCCAGGCTCAATTTTGCAGCACTATAACTTTGTAACATGGATATTAAGAATAATCTAAGGCCTGACTGAACTCCATCTGCTGGCATCTGCTCCCTGCTTTAAATGGAAGCTGCTTGGACTCCCGATCCTGGGAATCCTGCTGCCTTAGAACTCTTCCTCTATTTTCCTTCTACTCAGCTGGGAAGGAACATATGCCTGAATGCTCACTCCCTCTTCAGAGTCCCCCTATCAAggaatagatttttttgggCACTACCCCTCAGTAACAGCTTCAGAAATAGCAGCATTATTGGGCAATCCTGAGCACACACGATGGAAAACTTCCTAGGCAAGGACAGAAGCACCTTTATGtggcaggtgaggagcagggaacagccaGCAAATAAATACCTGCCATGCCGTAaggaagggctgggctgcacagcaGCCTCACATACCTCATTCCCTCAGGGATTTCTGCAGCCCATAGACTGGGAACCTGCTGAAAGGCTGTGACTGAATTCACTATTAATATCAATAATTCAGCAACTGATTTTACCTTTGCTTCAGCCATTTCTTCCTGCACACACAAAGTCTCTGTACCTCAGATCTGCAAGAAAAGTGTCCCCCACTTCAGAAGGGAACTCAGTGCTGTGACACCAGGGCCTGCCTGGGTGACAGAGAAgggccacagcagccagggacagggtgCCTGTGTGCCAGACCAAGAATTCAGCCCCCTCAGTGCCATGCCATGGACCCAGCAAGTCCAGCTTCATTTTCCAGCAGGGGAACAGGTTCCAGAGAACTCACCCACTGCAGTCACCTGCCACAGCAAacctctgcctgtcccctgctggCAGCCCACCCAGTGTGACCTCTGGAAGCAGCACGGGAAGCATCAGACAGCTTGTGAAAGTGGGATAAGTGCTCAAAATGGCCAGTGGCATCTTCCTGAGTGCACAGCCAGGACTGAtatccccagagcagagccagggcagtgcccagcacccagACAGCCTGAAAGCTTTCCCTGTGAGCCAGCATCCCACTCCATTACCCTGGAGCACAGGACATTATCTCTGGCACGCTGCCAGCCATCGACCCAGGCCAGGaatgctcctgcagcagcagctcagctctcctgtccctgtggggagctgctggagcctggtgTCCCCGGGCTgccagcagtgacagcccctcagagcagagctgctgctcaccacTGGCCATTCCACACGGGAAAGGGAAATGTCTGAGGGACAGAAGGAATGGAGTGTGCAAAGCAGGGGGAATGAGCTCATcagcaaacacagctgtgggACAAAGTGGGGCCATCAGTGATCAGGCCACACCATGTCCTCCAAGCtgtgagctcagagcaggggacaggagaTGACCATCAAATGGGGACAAATCTGGTTTTCCTGTAAAACGAAACAAACTTTGTACAAGTGAGGGTGGGAACACCAACCTGGCAGggtgccctgctgctgtttgtcctGATATAGCCCTGTGTGTCCTCTGCAAGGTCAGGGCCAATAACACTGCCAGTGCCTTAAAATGAAGTGTGGGTCCTCAGGGAAAGAGGACACAGGCACAAAAAAAGCCAGGGAAGTTTTTTCTTGCAAGCAAACATCATCCCTGCACTTAGCTAACACATAAGGAAGTGGCTTGGGACTTGTAACACCTGGCAATCTGGGAAAGCAGCAAGTCCCTGGAAGCATCACTTCAGCTGTGTATAAATATTCACTTTATCACCACACACAAGTGGCGCTACAAGTGTCACTGTACAATCCACCCTGGCTCCAGGAGCCTCCCGCTGGGGCTGGGACTACCCTGCTCCCAACA comes from Camarhynchus parvulus chromosome 2, STF_HiC, whole genome shotgun sequence and encodes:
- the ELP6 gene encoding elongator complex protein 6, whose translation is MFAELNELLGASPERPDAGKFTLLRDTRTDGSFLVHHFLSFYLRAGCKVCFVALLQSFSHYSIVAQKLGVSLAAAKERGQLVFLEGLKSCLDLLFGEEEQPGQPSPLQFLSGSSCDLRALFEFVRVSLSATAGDSWKGPVLLVDDLSVLLSLGAAPVAVLDFIHYCRVCVCCQLKGNIVVLVHSNEDSEDEENELVVNSLCHHSDLILWAQGLATGFCKDVHGQIKIIKRLSLRQAAEQDLVQIYQYKIQDRNVTFFAPGLSAAVL